Proteins encoded together in one Drosophila albomicans strain 15112-1751.03 chromosome 2R, ASM965048v2, whole genome shotgun sequence window:
- the LOC117575303 gene encoding chromosomal protein D1: protein MEDIAVVKKRGRPAKAGSKREAAPAAGSPGPTIPKKRGRPSKKSKGRGRPPKNPAGDAATSDNEGGEAVQEVKVKSTGKGRGRPRQEPKLDKSENEEDDDGDADDTEDEPQAKQQQKSPSSAKRRKLGRPRKHQPSDAEEDDEEEERRPVGRPSTGAVNLNIVRTGRGTGRPKGGASSTAAGSDGEVASKKRGRPSLNSKAATPYVPSGRPRGRPKANNSNTGDEQPEDESAEGDMDGDEDQPPAVVSTPKKRGRPSLTGNNSQSGGKPRGRPKVDKSPSSQVDAGEPDSSNEQENESSLKKLGPRGRPKAAKNEDANGGDDGADGNSDGDNLSDVQVKTATNKDSKLEKKKRDVSENGDDDDSDGEGDARDGSVECISDEPNWAGA from the exons ATGGAAGACATCGCAGTGGTTAAAAAACGAGGTCGTCCCGCAAAGGCGGGAAGCAAGCGCGAAGCTGCACCGGCAGCGGGAAGTCCCGGTCCAACAATACCCAAAAAGCGAGGACGTCCATCGAAGAAAAGCAAGGGACGCGGCCGACCTCCAAAGAATCCAGCTGGAGATGCGGCAACCAGCGATAATGAGGGCGGCGAAGCGGTGCAAGAGGTCAAGGTGAAGAGCACCGGTAAAGGTCGCGGGCGCCCACGCCAAGAACCCAAGCTGGATAAGAGCGAGAATGAGgaagatgatgatggcgatgcCGATGATACAGAAGATGAGCCGCAGGctaagcagcaacaaaagtcGCCCTCATCTGCCAAGCGGCGCAAACTGGGAAGACCACGCAAGCATCAACCGAGTGATGCAGAAG AGGACGATGAGGAAGAAGAGCGTCGTCCTGTGGGACGCCCTTCAACTGGCGCCGTTAACTTGAACATTGTCCGCACTGGACGCGGCACCGGACGTCCAAAGGGTGGCGCATCCTCAACTGCTGCTGGCTCGGATGGCGAAGTAGCATCCAAAAAACGGGGACGCCCATCGCTGAACTCGAAAGCCGCAACTCCGTATGTGCCATCGGGTCGTCCGCGTGGTCGTCCAAAAGCCAATAATAGTAATACTGGAGACGAGCAGCCGGAGGACGAAAGTGCCGAAGGCGATATGGACGGGGATGAGGATCAGCCGCCAGCTGTTGTGTCCACCCCAAAGAAACGCGGGCGTCCTTCGCTGACTGGTAATAATTCGCAATCGGGTGGCAAACCACGCGGTCGCCCCAAGGTAGACAAATCGCCCAGCTCTCAAGTGGATGCCGGTGAGCCAGATTCATCTAATGAACAGGAAAACGAGTCTTCATTAAAGAAGCTTGGACCTCGAGGACGCCCGAAGGCAGCAAAAAATGAAGATGCCAACGGCGGGGATGATGGCGCTGATGGCAACAGTGATGGCGATAATTTGTCGGATGTTCAAGTTAAAACAGCAACCAACAAAGATTCCAAGTTGGAGAAGAAGAAACGCGATGTATCAGAAAatggcgacgacgatgatTCCGATGGCGAGGGCGATGCTCGTGATGGATCCGTTGAGTGTATCTCCGATGAACCAAATTGGGCCGGTgcttaa
- the LOC117575891 gene encoding chromosomal protein D1-like, giving the protein METIKKRGRPSTGPKTPKTPSGNGRGRPKKIEDPTSAKKDKKTPVKVVLPTPKKATPKPKKVAGTPVKKALENAEEPVRHLGRPSKKKPYTYVPTGRPLGRPPSGNPSTKLNIIRTGRKPGRPKAKRGPYVPTGRPRGRPKVNQLVVDDSEEVDEEPGTPKKRGRQPLADNIKSPSPSKLIKLF; this is encoded by the exons ATGGAAACCATCAAGAAACGCGGAAGGCCCTCAACAGGCCCAAAAACTCCAAAAACCCCTTCAGGGAATGGACGCGGTCGGCCAAAGAAAATCGAAGACCCAACAAGCGCTAAGAAAGATAAGAAGACGCCAGTCAAAGTAGTACTTCCCACTCCGAAAAAAGCAACGCCTAAGCCCAAGAAAGTAGCGGGAACTCCTGTCAAGAAAG cgTTGGAAAACGCTGAGGAGCCTGTGCGCCACCTTGGTCGTCCCTCGAAGAAGAAGCCATACACGTATGTGCCAACAGGACGCCCCCTGGGACGTCCGCCAAGTGGCAACCCTTCGACCAAGCTGAACATCATTCGCACTGGCCGCAAGCCCGGACGCCCAAAGGCAAAGCGTGGGCCATACGTGCCGACTGGACGTCCGCGTGGACGCCCAAAGGTAAATCAGCTGGTTGTTGACGACTCTGAGGAAGTGGACGAAGAACCTGGGACGCCAAAAAAACGCGGTCGCCAGCCACTCGCCGACAACATAAAGTCGCCGTCTCCCAGCAAGTTAATTAagcttttttaa